One window of Bacillus sp. THAF10 genomic DNA carries:
- a CDS encoding nucleotidyltransferase domain-containing protein — MKVIEDMIADLEKKYHITILYACEAGSRAYGLVSSSSDFDLRFLYICDIEHYLSISKGADTITEKIANIDCHGWDLQKALLLANKSNPTLFEWLYSPIVYKSMAPLINELKGIVSTDYCKKTLKAHYINLANKNGRAFQEKNKTGFLVHALRGALMAEEIIHTDLLPGINLKELMSGSNTFSSEDYSFLEEMKHDNITASSKYPSSKYLLQKLKHLIEELEAKEETKQKINHPDLQKLNALFLQAVLKN; from the coding sequence ATGAAAGTCATAGAGGATATGATTGCTGATTTAGAAAAAAAATATCATATAACAATCCTTTATGCCTGTGAAGCAGGGAGCAGGGCATACGGCCTTGTTTCCTCTTCAAGTGATTTTGACCTCCGTTTTCTATACATTTGTGATATAGAGCACTATTTATCCATTTCAAAAGGTGCAGATACCATTACAGAAAAAATAGCTAACATCGATTGTCATGGATGGGATTTACAAAAAGCTCTACTACTAGCAAATAAGTCTAATCCCACCCTTTTTGAATGGCTCTACTCGCCAATAGTATACAAAAGCATGGCTCCACTCATTAACGAATTAAAGGGTATAGTATCAACTGATTACTGTAAAAAAACGTTGAAAGCACATTACATAAATTTAGCAAATAAGAATGGTCGTGCTTTTCAAGAAAAAAACAAAACTGGCTTTCTGGTTCATGCCCTACGTGGAGCACTGATGGCAGAAGAAATTATCCATACTGATTTACTGCCAGGGATAAATTTAAAGGAATTAATGAGTGGAAGTAATACTTTCTCATCAGAAGATTATTCTTTTCTTGAAGAGATGAAGCATGACAATATTACTGCAAGTAGTAAATATCCAAGTAGTAAATATCTCTTACAAAAATTAAAACATCTTATAGAAGAATTAGAAGCAAAAGAGGAAACAAAGCAAAAAATAAATCACCCAGACCTACAAAAATTAAATGCTCTTTTTTTGCAGGCTGTTTTGAAAAATTAA
- a CDS encoding dynamin family protein: protein MGTQKQNHIKQINERLFLKLSSILEVLHNRKDEKGARKVAELYQKAQEEELTIAFCGHFSAGKSSFINEILDEKILPASPIPTSANVVKIRKGPERAYVNFFKGESLEIMPPVTFELVKAYCKDGDHVETVEYQYPFERLPEDLVVLDTPGVDSTDDAHRLSTESALHLADVIFYVMDYNHVQSEVNLKFIKELQEKEKKIYLIVNQIDKHREEELSFSTYTKRIHDSFHDWGLQPASVYYTSLQDKEHALNDLSIVKETIQILRQDKVEILPKTIDKALEQVVAEHRTWLFEQKEQEIQQNEALINNYEGEMEDVPSLYSEMSEKLVHLEAKTSKIKEEFILETKRILDNANITPFEMRELAEKFLESRQKGFKVGLIFSGKKTEEEKELRSHAFRHDLETRVQTQMDKFLQEHVMSFLKEQEFYHSLSFEEVQRISVPINVELIAGHVKQGAGYTGNAVLNYTKDLAHTIKVSYQKNVQTFMETYFEKLDDREKEKFTSIKEQVEHLRLIQEAQNKISSLYLLLEQEYEMVMDLWNENSLLPQTEESFQLVTNYTEKNYSKIRGDKLPSQHTKLTRAKEKDDVPKSVLQQKDGSLLIKQIEEACEIVSDIPGFQTISQDLRRRSAKLKDQTFTVALFGAFSAGKSSLANALFGEKVLPVSPNPTTASINKISPVTSSNPHGTVHVMVKTEEQILNDIQQAFTIFNQTVTSLQEAIQVMEKIIKKNDHIQLDSSQKPQFQFLKAFLMGYDEMKGYLGSRLTVTLDVFEDYVAKEEKSCFVEWIEVFYDCPFTQQGLTLVDTPGADSINSRHTDVSFEFIKNADAILFVTYYQHAFSKADREFLIQLGRVKDAFAMDKMFFLVNAADLANNEEELQLVSNYVEDQLITYGIRHPRLYPVSSLLALKEKQGESVEHPFLQGAYIQEFEEAFSDFIQSDLKDMSIHAAQLDLNRAADILTHYVNQAKLGEHEKEALIQRYNRSKEEIKNTVELYSNQSFSNLLEKEIQELIYYVKQRTVLRFTDFFKESFNPAVLREDGRNIKEQLSLCLKELGEDIFYNLSQEVRATTVRVENYISNMLEGWQMEMEKDAQNLESTCSLRKMEMENFPPFKVDKTYPPLSTKLYKQTAGFYRNAKSFFEKNEKQKMLIFLEEQFSPLMDSYLQENKEQLHAHYQKELEQAYQEVKNYLLQQVQEFFDGMQSALEQKQDIAKLELLQKKMEAFKK from the coding sequence ATGGGAACACAAAAACAAAACCACATAAAACAGATAAATGAACGGCTTTTTTTAAAACTTTCTTCCATTTTGGAAGTTTTACATAATCGCAAGGATGAAAAGGGTGCCCGCAAAGTTGCTGAGCTTTATCAGAAGGCACAAGAAGAAGAATTAACAATTGCCTTTTGTGGTCACTTCTCTGCAGGAAAATCATCTTTTATTAATGAAATCCTAGATGAGAAAATCTTGCCTGCAAGTCCAATACCTACCTCTGCAAATGTGGTCAAGATTAGAAAAGGACCAGAACGGGCATATGTAAATTTTTTTAAGGGGGAATCCTTAGAAATTATGCCTCCTGTTACATTTGAGCTTGTGAAAGCTTATTGTAAAGATGGAGATCATGTAGAAACGGTGGAATATCAATACCCTTTTGAAAGGCTCCCAGAGGATCTAGTTGTATTAGATACACCTGGTGTTGATTCAACGGATGACGCACATCGACTTTCAACAGAATCAGCTTTGCATTTAGCTGATGTGATTTTTTATGTAATGGATTACAATCATGTTCAATCAGAAGTAAATTTAAAATTTATCAAAGAGCTGCAGGAAAAAGAGAAAAAAATCTATCTTATTGTTAACCAGATTGACAAACACAGGGAAGAAGAATTATCTTTTTCTACTTATACAAAAAGAATACACGACTCTTTTCATGATTGGGGCCTTCAACCTGCATCGGTTTATTATACAAGCTTACAGGATAAAGAACATGCCCTAAATGATTTGTCCATCGTCAAAGAAACCATTCAAATTCTCCGACAGGATAAAGTAGAAATATTACCTAAAACGATAGATAAAGCTTTGGAGCAAGTGGTAGCTGAGCATAGAACTTGGTTGTTTGAACAAAAGGAACAAGAAATCCAACAAAATGAAGCTCTTATTAATAATTATGAAGGCGAAATGGAAGATGTGCCTTCTTTATATTCGGAGATGAGCGAAAAACTTGTGCACCTTGAAGCAAAAACAAGCAAGATCAAAGAAGAGTTCATTCTTGAAACAAAGAGAATTCTAGATAATGCAAACATTACTCCCTTTGAAATGCGTGAGCTTGCAGAAAAGTTTCTCGAATCCAGGCAAAAAGGCTTTAAGGTTGGGTTGATTTTTTCAGGAAAAAAAACAGAGGAAGAAAAAGAGCTTCGCAGTCACGCCTTTCGTCACGACCTTGAGACCAGAGTTCAGACACAAATGGATAAATTCCTTCAAGAACATGTGATGTCATTTCTCAAAGAACAGGAATTTTATCATTCACTTTCGTTTGAAGAAGTGCAGAGAATTTCTGTCCCAATAAACGTAGAATTGATAGCAGGACATGTGAAGCAGGGTGCAGGCTACACTGGAAATGCGGTCTTAAATTATACGAAGGATCTGGCCCATACTATCAAAGTTAGCTATCAAAAAAACGTCCAAACCTTTATGGAAACATATTTTGAGAAGCTTGATGATCGTGAAAAGGAGAAATTCACATCCATTAAAGAACAAGTGGAGCACTTAAGGCTGATTCAAGAAGCGCAAAACAAGATTAGTTCTCTTTATTTATTGCTCGAACAAGAGTATGAAATGGTCATGGATCTTTGGAATGAAAATTCCTTGTTACCACAAACGGAAGAATCTTTCCAGTTGGTGACCAATTATACAGAAAAAAACTACTCTAAAATTCGTGGCGATAAGCTACCTAGTCAACACACTAAGTTGACACGGGCAAAGGAGAAAGACGATGTCCCAAAAAGTGTATTGCAGCAAAAGGATGGCTCACTCCTTATTAAGCAAATAGAGGAAGCTTGTGAAATCGTCTCTGACATTCCAGGCTTTCAGACCATTTCCCAAGATTTGAGAAGGCGTAGTGCTAAGCTGAAAGATCAAACGTTTACAGTGGCACTTTTTGGAGCATTCAGCGCAGGGAAATCTTCCTTAGCTAATGCGTTGTTTGGAGAGAAGGTACTCCCTGTTTCTCCAAATCCTACAACTGCGTCGATCAATAAAATTTCTCCGGTTACATCGTCCAATCCTCACGGTACTGTCCATGTGATGGTGAAGACAGAGGAGCAAATTCTGAATGATATCCAGCAGGCTTTTACGATTTTCAATCAAACCGTTACTTCTTTACAAGAAGCAATTCAGGTAATGGAGAAAATTATCAAAAAAAATGACCATATTCAACTGGATTCAAGTCAAAAACCGCAATTTCAATTTCTGAAAGCTTTTCTAATGGGCTATGACGAAATGAAAGGGTATCTTGGTTCACGTTTAACGGTTACTTTGGACGTCTTTGAAGACTATGTTGCCAAAGAGGAAAAATCGTGTTTTGTAGAATGGATTGAAGTGTTTTATGATTGTCCGTTTACACAGCAGGGATTAACACTTGTGGATACTCCAGGTGCGGATTCTATTAATTCAAGACATACGGATGTGTCATTTGAGTTTATCAAGAATGCGGATGCAATTCTGTTTGTCACCTACTATCAGCATGCATTTTCTAAGGCGGATCGAGAATTTCTCATTCAACTTGGACGGGTCAAAGATGCTTTTGCTATGGATAAAATGTTTTTCTTAGTAAATGCAGCAGATTTAGCGAATAATGAAGAGGAGCTTCAACTGGTTTCCAACTATGTAGAAGACCAGCTTATAACTTATGGAATTCGCCACCCGCGACTTTACCCGGTTTCAAGTTTACTCGCATTAAAAGAAAAGCAAGGAGAATCTGTTGAGCATCCGTTTTTACAAGGGGCTTATATTCAGGAATTTGAAGAAGCTTTTTCTGATTTTATTCAATCGGATTTAAAAGACATGAGTATACATGCAGCACAACTGGATTTGAATCGAGCAGCCGACATTCTCACTCATTATGTGAATCAGGCTAAGCTTGGGGAGCATGAAAAAGAAGCGTTAATACAAAGATACAACCGTAGCAAAGAAGAGATTAAAAACACAGTCGAATTATACTCTAATCAAAGCTTTTCTAATCTATTGGAAAAGGAAATTCAAGAACTAATTTATTATGTGAAACAACGAACGGTTTTACGTTTCACCGATTTCTTTAAAGAAAGCTTTAATCCTGCGGTACTAAGGGAGGATGGGCGAAATATAAAGGAACAACTTTCCCTTTGTCTAAAGGAACTAGGAGAAGATATTTTCTACAATCTTTCACAGGAAGTACGGGCAACTACTGTTCGTGTGGAAAATTATATATCCAATATGCTAGAAGGCTGGCAAATGGAAATGGAAAAGGATGCGCAAAATCTGGAATCGACTTGCAGTTTACGTAAAATGGAAATGGAAAACTTTCCACCATTTAAAGTAGATAAAACCTATCCACCATTGAGTACGAAGCTTTATAAGCAAACAGCAGGATTTTATCGTAATGCCAAGTCATTTTTTGAGAAAAATGAAAAACAGAAAATGCTCATATTTCTTGAAGAACAGTTTTCTCCTTTGATGGATTCCTATCTTCAAGAAAATAAAGAGCAGCTCCATGCCCATTATCAGAAAGAGCTTGAGCAGGCTTATCAGGAAGTGAAAAACTATCTTCTTCAACAGGTTCAGGAGTTTTTTGATGGCATGCAATCAGCGCTTGAACAAAAACAGGATATCGCGAAATTGGAACTTCTTCAGAAAAAAATGGAAGCATTTAAAAAGTAA
- a CDS encoding isoprenylcysteine carboxyl methyltransferase family protein, whose translation MWFTLFFVFVVLQRLLELSIAKKNESWMRKHGAVEYGAEHYKYMVTLHIAFLTSFLFEVVLLDKQPNPFWPIILTFFILTQVLRVWAIHSLGPYWNTKVLLIAGAEIVKVGPYKFMRHPNYLIVVMEIILIPILFQAYVTAIVFTALNAWMLSVRIPLEENALADISANYDVYMNKRNRFSPSFHKDLE comes from the coding sequence ATGTGGTTTACACTGTTTTTTGTGTTTGTCGTTCTTCAGAGGCTACTAGAACTGTCCATTGCGAAGAAGAATGAAAGTTGGATGCGAAAACATGGTGCAGTAGAATACGGTGCAGAGCATTACAAGTACATGGTCACCTTGCATATTGCGTTTTTAACTTCATTCTTATTTGAGGTCGTCCTACTGGATAAACAACCGAATCCCTTCTGGCCAATCATTTTGACATTCTTTATTCTTACACAAGTCCTTAGAGTATGGGCAATTCACTCATTAGGTCCTTATTGGAATACAAAAGTGTTATTAATTGCTGGTGCCGAAATTGTGAAGGTGGGACCATATAAATTCATGAGGCATCCCAATTATTTAATTGTCGTAATGGAGATAATTTTGATTCCTATCCTTTTTCAAGCGTACGTTACAGCAATAGTTTTTACTGCTCTTAATGCTTGGATGCTTTCTGTAAGAATTCCACTTGAAGAGAATGCGCTCGCTGATATTTCGGCAAACTATGATGTGTACATGAATAAAAGGAATAGGTTTTCTCCATCATTTCACAAGGATTTAGAATGA
- a CDS encoding type III polyketide synthase: MPKILSIGTAIPKYPIYQDTAVEFAKEMFEESFKDINRLLTVFKNGEIEKRHFARNVEWFKEQHTFEEKNNLYIEEAVTYGVEAINACLQHASSMNNTIPMEEVEAIFYLSTTGMSTPSIEARIMNVLPFSPYTKRIPIWGLGCAGGAAGLSRAAEYCLAFPKAKVLVLCVELCSLTFQKNDRSKSNLVGTSLFADGIASVLMVGDDVKIDETGVYPTVLGTQSTLMKDSEDVMGWEVKNEGLYVVFSRDIPTIITNWLAPNVHHFLSTHNCRLESLDHFVLHPGGKKVLEAYEECLGIEKANLETSSKVLKEFGNMSSATVLYVLKEIMGNNPAKGDIGLAAAMGPGFSSEMLLLKWE; this comes from the coding sequence ATGCCTAAAATTCTCTCCATAGGTACCGCCATACCTAAATATCCAATCTACCAGGACACAGCTGTTGAATTTGCAAAAGAAATGTTTGAAGAATCCTTTAAAGACATAAATCGTTTGTTGACAGTATTTAAGAATGGTGAGATTGAAAAAAGACATTTTGCCAGAAATGTGGAATGGTTCAAGGAACAGCATACATTTGAGGAAAAAAACAACCTTTACATAGAAGAGGCTGTTACCTACGGTGTAGAGGCAATTAACGCATGCCTACAACACGCTTCATCGATGAACAATACAATTCCAATGGAAGAAGTAGAGGCGATTTTTTATCTTTCCACTACCGGAATGTCTACTCCAAGTATTGAGGCAAGAATTATGAATGTTCTTCCGTTTTCACCTTACACAAAAAGAATACCCATTTGGGGACTAGGTTGTGCAGGGGGGGCAGCAGGTCTCTCCCGAGCAGCTGAATACTGTCTGGCGTTTCCAAAAGCAAAGGTGCTTGTATTATGTGTAGAGCTTTGTAGTCTGACTTTCCAGAAAAATGATCGGTCAAAAAGTAACTTAGTGGGCACTTCTTTATTTGCAGATGGCATAGCCAGTGTGCTTATGGTTGGAGATGACGTAAAGATCGATGAAACCGGGGTATATCCTACAGTTCTTGGCACTCAATCCACCCTTATGAAAGATTCTGAAGATGTAATGGGATGGGAAGTGAAGAATGAAGGGCTTTATGTCGTTTTTTCCCGTGATATCCCTACCATCATCACTAATTGGCTTGCTCCAAATGTGCACCACTTTTTATCTACGCACAATTGTCGTTTAGAAAGCCTAGATCACTTTGTCTTGCATCCAGGTGGAAAAAAAGTGTTAGAGGCATATGAAGAATGTCTTGGTATAGAAAAAGCAAATTTAGAAACGTCCTCTAAAGTATTAAAGGAATTTGGCAATATGTCCTCTGCAACCGTATTGTATGTGCTTAAAGAGATTATGGGAAATAACCCTGCAAAAGGGGATATTGGCTTAGCGGCTGCGATGGGACCTGGATTCAGTTCAGAAATGCTGCTACTGAAGTGGGAGTGA
- a CDS encoding GNAT family N-acetyltransferase, with protein sequence MQDLRMEFTAKDGSTVILRPVEENDAFDIVKAVESIIAAGEYIQKDVPRSVEEEKDFIKEMKAKENMYIGVERNEKVVGIGRVIRGEIRMKRHTGLFRTWLSEEAQGLGIGKKIMDYTDMWCEHHIRKLSLTVFSSNQIAYQLYKKYGFHEEGNQKEQAFINGEYVDEIWMAKFYH encoded by the coding sequence ATGCAAGATTTACGTATGGAATTTACCGCAAAGGATGGATCTACCGTGATATTACGCCCGGTGGAAGAAAACGATGCATTTGATATCGTAAAAGCAGTAGAAAGCATTATTGCAGCAGGGGAATATATTCAAAAGGATGTCCCGCGATCGGTAGAGGAAGAGAAAGACTTTATCAAAGAAATGAAGGCAAAAGAAAATATGTATATAGGAGTGGAAAGAAACGAGAAAGTTGTAGGAATTGGGAGAGTCATTCGTGGAGAAATACGAATGAAAAGGCACACAGGACTTTTTCGGACGTGGCTTTCAGAAGAGGCACAAGGACTTGGTATTGGAAAGAAAATAATGGATTATACAGATATGTGGTGTGAACACCATATTAGAAAGCTGTCCCTTACCGTTTTTTCATCCAACCAAATTGCTTATCAGCTTTATAAAAAGTATGGCTTTCACGAAGAAGGAAATCAAAAGGAACAGGCATTTATTAACGGGGAGTACGTAGATGAGATTTGGATGGCTAAATTTTATCACTAA
- a CDS encoding chemotaxis protein CheX, whose protein sequence is MSPSENINQLIHRALDSFKTVIPLEMSFDSPQVHTEKLATIALGVLIELTGDIRGQLIIQGEKTAFQEIGESMFGMQLDGDMLHSFTGELGNMIAGTLSSSIAQSGIHMDITPPDVINEQEKEFHFLHRLHTPVLLKNQLQMQIIVELEEAS, encoded by the coding sequence ATGTCCCCATCAGAGAATATAAATCAGTTAATCCACAGGGCATTGGACTCATTCAAAACGGTAATTCCATTGGAAATGTCATTTGATTCACCGCAAGTTCATACAGAAAAACTTGCCACCATTGCCCTAGGGGTTCTTATTGAATTGACCGGAGATATTCGGGGTCAATTAATTATTCAAGGGGAAAAAACTGCCTTTCAAGAAATTGGTGAATCCATGTTTGGAATGCAGCTCGATGGCGACATGCTACATTCTTTTACAGGAGAACTTGGAAATATGATCGCCGGAACACTCTCATCCAGTATTGCTCAAAGTGGAATTCATATGGATATTACACCACCCGATGTCATAAATGAACAAGAAAAAGAATTCCATTTTTTACACAGGCTACATACTCCAGTTCTATTAAAGAACCAGCTACAAATGCAAATTATTGTTGAATTAGAGGAAGCCTCCTAA
- a CDS encoding carboxypeptidase M32 — MVETTTLKEEYLNYVNKIDSYKEALSLMFWDLRTGAPKKGADRRSDVIGMLSSEVFNMSTSEEMASYLTQLLNDENMATLDETTKASLDESKKNYERNKKIPAKDYQDYVVLSTKAESVWEEAKENSDFSMLLPYLEKLVSYNKKFIEYWGYEGNKYNTLLDMYEPGITVEKLDEVFGKLKDRIVPLVKKITDSSVQPRSKDLLVHFPKEKQRAFSLDILKELSYDFDSGRLDETVHPFAIGLNPGDVRVTTKYDEEDFRTAVFGTIHECGHALYEQNIAKDLQGTGLCTGTSMGIHESQSLFYENFVGRHKNFWKRHYETLQSYADGNFDHLSLEEFYVAINESKASFIRIEADELTYSLHIMIRYELEKALFNEELEVKDLPEAWNKKYESYLGITPPNDAKGVLQDVHWSGGSFGYFPSYALGYMYAAQFKNAMQHDLPNYDELLETGELEPIKLWLTKNIHQYGKMKKPLEILRDVTGEELNVNYLIEYLEAKYASIYQLNE; from the coding sequence ATGGTTGAAACTACTACACTTAAAGAGGAATATTTAAACTATGTAAATAAAATTGACAGCTATAAGGAAGCACTATCTCTTATGTTTTGGGACTTGCGAACAGGCGCCCCGAAAAAGGGAGCGGACAGACGTTCAGACGTCATAGGCATGCTTTCCTCAGAAGTATTTAACATGTCTACCTCAGAGGAAATGGCGAGCTATTTAACACAGCTATTAAACGATGAAAACATGGCTACGTTAGATGAAACAACCAAAGCTTCCTTAGATGAAAGCAAAAAGAACTACGAAAGAAATAAAAAAATTCCTGCCAAGGATTATCAAGATTATGTAGTACTTAGCACAAAGGCAGAGTCGGTTTGGGAGGAAGCAAAAGAAAATTCCGATTTTTCTATGCTCCTACCGTACTTAGAAAAGTTAGTAAGCTATAATAAAAAATTTATTGAATATTGGGGTTATGAAGGGAACAAATATAATACTCTTCTTGATATGTACGAGCCTGGAATTACCGTAGAAAAGCTGGATGAAGTGTTTGGAAAATTAAAGGATCGTATTGTACCATTAGTCAAAAAAATTACCGATTCTTCCGTTCAGCCTCGCTCAAAGGACTTGCTTGTGCATTTTCCAAAAGAAAAGCAAAGAGCCTTTAGTTTAGATATATTAAAGGAATTATCCTATGATTTTGATTCCGGTAGATTGGATGAGACTGTCCATCCTTTTGCTATTGGCTTAAATCCTGGGGATGTGAGAGTAACAACGAAATATGATGAAGAAGACTTCCGTACAGCTGTCTTTGGAACGATTCATGAATGTGGACATGCGTTATATGAACAAAATATTGCTAAAGATCTCCAAGGAACTGGTTTATGTACAGGTACTTCCATGGGTATTCATGAATCTCAATCGTTATTTTATGAAAATTTTGTCGGCCGTCACAAGAACTTCTGGAAGAGGCATTATGAAACCCTGCAAAGCTATGCTGATGGAAACTTTGATCACTTGAGCCTTGAGGAATTTTATGTGGCTATTAATGAGTCGAAAGCCTCTTTTATCAGAATAGAAGCAGATGAACTAACCTATTCGCTTCACATTATGATTCGTTATGAGCTAGAGAAAGCACTTTTTAACGAGGAATTAGAAGTAAAAGATTTGCCGGAGGCTTGGAACAAGAAATATGAAAGCTACCTTGGGATTACGCCGCCAAACGACGCAAAAGGAGTGCTGCAGGATGTACATTGGTCTGGTGGTAGCTTTGGATACTTTCCATCCTATGCGTTAGGTTATATGTATGCCGCTCAATTTAAAAATGCGATGCAACATGATCTACCAAATTATGATGAGCTATTAGAAACTGGTGAACTAGAACCGATTAAATTATGGCTCACCAAAAATATCCATCAATACGGTAAAATGAAAAAGCCACTTGAGATACTTCGTGACGTAACAGGCGAAGAATTAAACGTAAACTATCTCATCGAATATTTAGAAGCAAAATACGCTTCCATCTATCAACTTAATGAATAA
- a CDS encoding ATP-dependent DNA helicase produces MNNRLPFPLNKGDAFFDKLNEWIGDVFYDILPDAGFELRDEQIFMAFQLERAFKEKKIIFSEAGVGTGKTMVYLLYAICYARYMGKPAIITCADESLIEQLVKKEGDIQKLSSVLDITVDVRLAKSPDQYLCLNKLDEAMEKIENDNIDDVYESLPKFVNKPSAMQSFYAYGDRKDYAQLNDEEWNAISWDSFQDCFSCDKRHRCGQTLSRDHYRKATDLIICSHDFYMEHVWTVEKRKREGQLPLLPEASTVIFDEGHLLEFAAQKALTYKIKNKQIEEILTRLLGNDLREEFALLVEDSLQANDVFFEALEQNTTSISGSERKNINLNDELIKHAKGLLQNIEEIGNQLVFEGELHTVDHYQLHIVEEYLDSIEYLMKLLLSKEDVITWAEQQNSDLTLVVMPRTVEEVLEEKVFSKKIPFIFSSATLSDNENFSYMANTLGITDYLAFTINSPFDYENNMKLTLKNQIDDKVKYSETMESIHRNGGKTLILFNSKQELKTFKSMNEGNQVYPFLYEGDKEISQLVSEFQNNEKAVLCAYHLWEGLDIPGPSLSNVVIWSLPFPPNDPVFAAKRKGLANAYMEVDVPYMLLRLRQGMGRLIRTTEDKGEITIYLPENLHDAVKERLDNVLPTAPVTL; encoded by the coding sequence ATGAATAATCGTCTGCCATTTCCCTTGAACAAAGGAGATGCTTTTTTTGATAAGTTGAATGAATGGATTGGGGATGTTTTTTACGATATCCTACCTGATGCTGGATTTGAACTTAGAGATGAACAAATTTTCATGGCCTTTCAGCTAGAAAGAGCATTTAAAGAGAAAAAGATCATTTTTTCAGAAGCTGGTGTAGGAACTGGTAAAACGATGGTATACCTTTTATATGCCATTTGTTATGCAAGATATATGGGCAAACCTGCTATTATTACCTGTGCGGACGAATCACTAATTGAACAATTAGTGAAAAAAGAAGGAGATATTCAAAAGCTGTCCTCTGTATTAGATATTACCGTTGATGTGCGTTTAGCGAAATCTCCCGATCAATATCTTTGCCTCAATAAATTAGATGAGGCAATGGAAAAGATAGAAAATGATAACATTGATGATGTTTATGAATCATTACCTAAGTTTGTGAACAAGCCATCTGCCATGCAATCGTTTTATGCGTACGGCGATAGAAAAGACTATGCACAGCTAAATGATGAAGAGTGGAATGCCATTAGCTGGGATAGTTTTCAGGATTGTTTTAGCTGTGACAAACGTCACCGTTGTGGACAAACCCTTTCTCGAGACCATTATCGAAAAGCAACAGATTTGATTATTTGTTCCCATGATTTTTACATGGAGCACGTTTGGACGGTTGAGAAACGGAAAAGAGAAGGACAGCTACCACTATTACCTGAGGCATCTACTGTCATTTTTGATGAAGGTCATTTGTTAGAATTTGCAGCTCAAAAGGCACTTACCTATAAAATAAAAAATAAACAGATTGAAGAGATTTTAACAAGGCTATTAGGAAACGATTTGCGTGAAGAATTTGCCTTGTTAGTAGAAGATTCGCTCCAAGCAAATGATGTATTTTTTGAAGCGTTGGAACAAAATACAACAAGCATTTCGGGCTCTGAACGGAAGAATATAAATTTGAATGACGAGCTTATCAAGCATGCAAAGGGGTTACTTCAAAACATTGAAGAAATCGGTAATCAGCTTGTATTTGAAGGTGAACTTCATACAGTAGATCACTACCAGCTACACATTGTGGAAGAATACTTGGATTCCATTGAATATTTAATGAAGCTCTTGCTTTCCAAAGAGGACGTTATTACTTGGGCAGAACAGCAAAATTCTGATTTAACGCTTGTGGTTATGCCTCGTACAGTGGAAGAAGTATTAGAAGAAAAAGTGTTTTCAAAGAAAATTCCTTTCATTTTTTCATCTGCCACTCTTTCTGACAATGAAAACTTTAGTTACATGGCAAACACGTTGGGGATAACGGACTATTTAGCCTTTACCATCAATTCGCCATTTGATTATGAAAATAACATGAAACTTACGTTGAAAAATCAAATAGACGATAAAGTAAAATACTCAGAAACGATGGAATCCATCCACCGCAATGGTGGGAAAACCTTAATTCTTTTTAACTCTAAGCAAGAGTTAAAAACCTTTAAATCCATGAATGAAGGAAATCAGGTCTATCCATTCCTTTATGAAGGGGATAAGGAAATAAGTCAACTCGTTTCCGAATTTCAAAATAATGAAAAGGCTGTACTTTGCGCCTATCACTTATGGGAAGGGCTTGATATTCCTGGGCCTTCTTTATCAAACGTTGTGATTTGGTCTTTGCCGTTTCCGCCAAATGATCCAGTTTTTGCTGCAAAAAGAAAAGGTCTCGCTAACGCTTATATGGAAGTTGATGTTCCTTATATGCTCTTACGACTTCGTCAAGGGATGGGACGACTTATCCGGACCACTGAAGACAAAGGGGAAATCACGATTTATCTTCCTGAAAACCTGCATGATGCTGTAAAAGAACGATTAGATAACGTACTCCCTACAGCACCTGTTACTTTGTAG